One region of Streptomyces subrutilus genomic DNA includes:
- a CDS encoding sensor histidine kinase, translated as MTETTTGGTARTPEIRMASGVIETLRQDLFTDIFAYRPLPLVETPGRFVRRLPASIRRYAPWRQYAAVGALAFFIVVFTSTTHSSYIGETGRFAMGLIAAVPVLMTLVRPVAAYWAAVAMTLVLAVVGGGSDWPWSPGSFLSYLAVLVLVTLRTGPRVAAWMWTLTLGLGFAMSVLLGNGYGTGLAQMAVASAFALAIASSVQIRRSARAEVSAQQEVTAVERDKRTLLEERTTIARELHDVVAHHMSVVAIQAEAAPYRVKNPPPELEAAFATIRENAVAALTELRRVLGVVRSADYEAPDAPQPTLASLDGLLANVREAGLSVEKTVTGAVRELPQGVELSAYRIIQEALSNTLRHAPGAPASVEVSYVLGGLGIRVVNGAATGDVRPSPGAGHGITGMRERVAMLEGEMTAGATAAGGYEVAVFLPVPHRAEPGAEAQKETGAGTGAGTP; from the coding sequence ATGACCGAGACGACCACCGGGGGGACAGCCCGGACGCCTGAAATCCGCATGGCATCGGGGGTGATCGAGACCCTGCGCCAGGACCTCTTCACCGACATCTTCGCCTACCGGCCTCTGCCCCTGGTGGAGACACCGGGACGCTTCGTGCGGCGGCTGCCTGCCTCGATACGCCGGTATGCGCCGTGGAGGCAGTACGCGGCGGTGGGGGCGCTGGCGTTCTTCATCGTGGTGTTCACGAGCACCACGCATTCCTCCTACATCGGCGAGACCGGCAGGTTCGCCATGGGGCTGATAGCCGCGGTCCCGGTCCTCATGACGCTGGTCCGGCCGGTTGCCGCCTACTGGGCGGCCGTGGCGATGACGCTGGTGCTGGCCGTGGTCGGCGGGGGATCGGACTGGCCCTGGAGCCCGGGCAGCTTCCTGTCCTACCTCGCGGTCCTGGTCCTGGTCACCCTGCGGACCGGCCCGCGGGTCGCGGCCTGGATGTGGACGCTCACCCTCGGCCTGGGATTCGCGATGTCGGTGCTGCTCGGCAACGGGTACGGGACCGGTCTGGCGCAGATGGCGGTGGCCTCGGCCTTCGCGCTGGCGATCGCGAGCAGTGTCCAGATACGCCGCTCCGCCAGGGCCGAGGTGAGCGCGCAGCAGGAGGTCACGGCCGTCGAGCGGGACAAGCGGACCCTGCTGGAGGAGCGGACCACGATCGCCCGGGAGCTGCACGACGTGGTCGCCCACCACATGTCGGTGGTGGCGATCCAGGCGGAGGCCGCTCCGTACCGGGTGAAGAACCCGCCCCCGGAGCTGGAGGCGGCGTTCGCCACCATCCGGGAGAACGCGGTGGCGGCGCTGACGGAGCTGCGGCGGGTGCTGGGTGTGGTGCGCTCCGCGGACTACGAGGCTCCCGATGCCCCGCAGCCGACGCTGGCCTCGCTGGACGGGCTGCTGGCCAATGTGCGGGAGGCCGGGCTGAGCGTGGAGAAGACAGTGACGGGCGCGGTGCGGGAACTGCCGCAGGGAGTGGAGCTGTCGGCGTACCGGATCATCCAGGAGGCCCTGAGCAACACGCTGCGGCACGCGCCGGGTGCGCCGGCCTCGGTGGAGGTCTCGTACGTGCTGGGCGGCCTGGGGATACGCGTCGTCAACGGGGCGGCGACCGGGGACGTGCGGCCCTCGCCGGGGGCCGGGCACGGGATCACGGGGATGCGGGAGCGGGTGGCCATGCTGGAAGGCGAGATGACGGCCGGCGCGACCGCGGCGGGCGGGTACGAGGTGGCGGTGTTCCTACCGGTGCCCCACCGTGCGGAGCCCGGCGCCGAGGCCCAGAAGGAGACCGGCGCGGGGACGGGGGCGGGGACGCCATGA
- a CDS encoding response regulator, giving the protein MTIRVLIVDDQMMVREGFSVLLNAMEGIEVVGEAVDGREAIAQVAALRPDVVLMDIRMPHMNGLEATREIVAADTDAKVLVLTTFDLDEYVYQALRAGASGFLLKDASARQLADGVRVVAAGEALLAPSVTKRLIAEFSKLAETPRVADPAGVGELTDREKEVLVLIAQGLSNGEIAGRLIVAESTIKTHVSRILVKLGLRDRTQAAVFAYETRLVTPS; this is encoded by the coding sequence ATGACGATCAGGGTGCTGATCGTCGACGACCAGATGATGGTGCGCGAGGGGTTCTCCGTCCTGCTGAACGCCATGGAGGGCATCGAGGTCGTCGGCGAGGCCGTCGACGGCCGTGAGGCCATCGCGCAGGTGGCGGCGCTGCGGCCGGATGTGGTGCTGATGGACATCCGGATGCCGCACATGAACGGGCTGGAGGCGACGCGGGAGATCGTGGCGGCCGACACGGACGCGAAGGTGCTGGTCCTGACGACCTTCGACCTCGACGAGTACGTGTACCAGGCGCTGCGGGCCGGGGCCTCCGGGTTCCTGCTCAAGGACGCGTCGGCCCGTCAGCTGGCCGATGGGGTGCGGGTGGTGGCGGCGGGGGAGGCGCTGCTGGCGCCGTCGGTGACCAAGCGGCTGATCGCGGAGTTCTCGAAGCTCGCCGAGACGCCGAGGGTCGCCGATCCCGCGGGAGTGGGCGAGTTGACGGACCGGGAGAAGGAGGTGCTGGTGCTGATCGCGCAGGGGCTGTCCAACGGGGAGATAGCCGGCCGGCTGATCGTCGCCGAGTCCACCATCAAGACCCATGTCAGCCGGATCCTGGTGAAGCTGGGCCTGCGGGACCGCACCCAGGCGGCGGTGTTCGCCTACGAGACCCGGTTGGTGACTCCGTCGTAG
- a CDS encoding cytochrome P450, whose amino-acid sequence MGFDPWDAAFVADPYPAYRELREQGRVMWCEATGQWLVPHYADVSALLRDRRLGRTYLHRFTHEEFGRAAPPAEHEPFHVLNGNGLLDLEDPAHARVRRLVAKAFTPRTVERLVPAVRRMAGELVGRLLADGGGDLLTVLAEPLPVAVIAELLGVPEADRGLLRPWSADICGMYELRPDEETARRAVRASVEFSAYLRELIAERRARPGEDLVSGLIAAHDEEGRLSEQEMISTCVLLLNAGHEATVNTTVNGWWALFRNPGELAALREDPNPEKLSTAVDELMRYDTPLQLFERWVLEDIRIGDTEIPRGAEVALLFGSANRDPARFSDPDTLDLVRADNPHLSFGAGIHYCLGAPLARRELEASFGALLADGVPPLRLVEEPRWRDGYVIRGLERLLVTF is encoded by the coding sequence ATGGGCTTTGATCCGTGGGATGCCGCGTTCGTCGCCGATCCGTACCCGGCGTACCGGGAGTTGCGGGAGCAGGGGCGGGTGATGTGGTGCGAGGCCACCGGCCAGTGGCTGGTGCCGCACTACGCCGATGTGAGTGCGCTGCTGCGGGACCGGCGGCTGGGGCGGACCTACCTGCACCGGTTCACCCACGAGGAGTTCGGACGCGCGGCGCCGCCCGCGGAGCACGAGCCCTTCCACGTGCTCAACGGGAACGGGCTGCTGGACCTGGAGGATCCCGCGCACGCGCGGGTGCGCAGGCTGGTGGCGAAGGCCTTCACCCCGCGGACCGTGGAGCGGCTGGTGCCGGCCGTGCGGCGGATGGCCGGGGAGCTGGTGGGGCGGCTGCTCGCGGACGGGGGCGGGGACCTGCTCACCGTGCTCGCCGAGCCGCTGCCGGTGGCGGTGATCGCGGAGCTGCTGGGCGTGCCGGAGGCGGACCGGGGGCTGCTGCGGCCGTGGTCGGCGGACATCTGCGGGATGTACGAGCTCCGGCCGGACGAGGAGACGGCGCGGCGTGCGGTGCGGGCGAGCGTGGAGTTCAGCGCGTACCTGCGCGAGCTGATCGCCGAGCGGCGCGCACGGCCCGGGGAGGACCTGGTCTCCGGTCTGATCGCCGCTCACGACGAGGAGGGCAGGCTCAGCGAACAGGAGATGATCTCCACCTGCGTGCTCCTGCTGAACGCCGGACACGAGGCCACCGTCAACACCACGGTCAACGGCTGGTGGGCGCTGTTCCGCAACCCCGGGGAGCTCGCCGCGCTGCGCGAGGATCCGAATCCCGAAAAGTTGTCCACAGCTGTGGATGAACTCATGCGCTACGACACCCCCCTCCAGCTGTTCGAGCGCTGGGTCCTCGAGGACATCCGCATCGGGGACACCGAAATCCCCCGCGGAGCCGAGGTCGCGCTGCTCTTCGGGTCCGCGAACCGGGATCCCGCGCGGTTCTCCGATCCCGACACGCTGGACCTCGTACGGGCCGACAATCCGCATCTGTCCTTCGGGGCCGGAATCCACTACTGCCTGGGGGCGCCGCTCGCGCGCCGGGAGCTGGAGGCGTCCTTCGGGGCGCTGCTGGCAGACGGCGTCCCGCCCCTGCGCCTCGTGGAGGAGCCGCGGTGGCGGGACGGGTACGTCATCCGGGGGCTGGAGCGGCTGCTCGTCACGTTCTAG
- a CDS encoding diacylglycerol kinase, whose translation MSHAGAPVGGLLVLVDPVARRLDGESVRIAKDVLSAGAAAKICLPDSQEEFARALARRGHRRPVIVGDDRALARAVGLLHRERGLAEGALSLVPVGAAGSLGLAGALGVPLSAVAAARSVLEGAVRMCDLLVDDSDGVVLRSLRIPPLRAAAAGPPAGPSVWSAYRSLVRTLVRPAAGAGDAARLRLRVEADGVVLADVDRPVEDVSVATGEDGGLAEVVVRTGGGAGSTVSARAKTVSVSGTDFRYRADAAMTGPVRRRTWTLHPSAWALTVPR comes from the coding sequence ATGAGCCACGCGGGCGCGCCGGTAGGCGGCCTGCTCGTGCTCGTCGACCCGGTCGCCCGCCGTCTTGACGGCGAGTCCGTGCGGATCGCGAAGGATGTGTTGTCAGCGGGCGCGGCGGCGAAAATCTGCCTCCCGGATTCACAGGAGGAGTTTGCGCGGGCCCTGGCCCGCAGGGGTCATCGGCGGCCGGTGATCGTGGGCGACGACCGGGCCCTGGCACGCGCCGTGGGGCTGCTGCACCGGGAGCGCGGGCTGGCGGAGGGGGCCCTTTCGCTGGTGCCCGTGGGAGCCGCCGGGTCCCTGGGGCTGGCCGGGGCGCTGGGCGTGCCGCTGTCCGCCGTGGCGGCGGCGCGGTCGGTGCTGGAGGGCGCGGTGCGCATGTGCGACCTGCTGGTGGACGACAGCGACGGGGTCGTCCTGCGCTCGCTGCGGATCCCGCCGCTGCGGGCGGCGGCCGCCGGGCCCCCGGCCGGGCCCTCGGTGTGGAGCGCGTACCGCTCGCTGGTGCGGACGCTGGTCCGCCCGGCGGCCGGGGCGGGTGACGCGGCCCGGCTGCGGCTGCGGGTGGAGGCGGACGGGGTGGTGCTGGCGGATGTGGACCGGCCGGTCGAGGACGTCTCGGTGGCCACCGGGGAGGACGGCGGGCTGGCGGAGGTCGTCGTACGGACGGGCGGCGGCGCGGGTTCGACGGTGTCGGCGCGCGCCAAGACGGTCTCGGTGTCGGGCACGGACTTCCGCTACCGGGCCGACGCGGCGATGACCGGGCCGGTCCGGCGGCGCACGTGGACCCTGCATCCCTCGGCGTGGGCGCTGACCGTGCCCCGGTGA
- a CDS encoding adenylosuccinate synthase — translation MPALVLLGAQWGDEGKGKATDLLGGSVDYVVRYQGGNNAGHTVVVGDQKYALHLLPSGILSPGCTPVIGNGVVVDPAVLLSELRGLNERGIDTSKLLISGNAHLITPYNVTLDKVGERFLGKRKIGTTGRGIGPTYADKINRIGIRVQDLYDESILTQKVEAALEGKNQLLAKLYNRRAIDAAAIVEEMLQYAEQIKPYVADTTLILNDALDEDKVVLFEGGQGTLLDVDHGTYPFVTSSNPTAGGACTGTGVGPTKISRVIGILKAYTTRVGAGPFPTELFDQDGEDLRRIGGERGVTTGRDRRCGWFDAPIARYATRVNGLTDFFLTKLDVLTGWEQIPVCVAYEIDGKRVEELPYSQTDFHHAKPIYEYLPGWSEDITKAKTFEDLPANAQAYVKALEEMSGAPISAIGVGPGRTETIEINSFL, via the coding sequence GTGCCCGCTCTTGTGCTGCTCGGAGCTCAGTGGGGTGACGAGGGCAAGGGAAAGGCCACCGACCTGCTCGGTGGATCCGTCGACTATGTAGTGCGCTACCAGGGTGGCAACAACGCCGGCCACACGGTCGTCGTAGGTGACCAGAAGTACGCACTGCACCTTCTCCCTTCCGGCATCCTGTCCCCCGGATGCACCCCGGTCATCGGTAACGGCGTCGTGGTCGACCCGGCCGTCCTGCTCTCCGAGCTGCGCGGCCTCAACGAGCGCGGCATCGACACCTCCAAGCTGCTCATCAGCGGCAACGCGCATCTGATCACGCCGTACAACGTCACCCTCGACAAGGTCGGCGAGCGCTTCCTCGGCAAGCGCAAGATCGGTACGACCGGCCGCGGCATCGGCCCGACGTACGCGGACAAGATCAACCGCATCGGCATCCGCGTCCAGGACCTTTACGACGAGTCGATCCTCACCCAGAAGGTCGAAGCGGCGCTGGAGGGCAAGAACCAGCTCCTGGCGAAGCTCTACAATCGCCGCGCGATCGACGCCGCCGCGATCGTGGAGGAGATGCTCCAGTACGCGGAGCAGATCAAGCCGTACGTCGCCGACACCACCCTGATCCTCAACGACGCGCTGGACGAGGACAAGGTCGTGCTCTTCGAGGGCGGCCAGGGCACCCTGCTCGACGTCGACCACGGCACGTACCCCTTCGTCACCTCCTCGAACCCGACCGCGGGCGGCGCCTGCACCGGTACCGGTGTCGGCCCGACGAAGATCAGCCGCGTCATCGGCATCCTGAAGGCGTACACGACCCGCGTCGGCGCCGGCCCGTTCCCGACCGAGCTCTTCGACCAGGACGGCGAGGACCTCCGCCGCATCGGCGGCGAGCGCGGCGTGACCACCGGCCGTGACCGCCGCTGCGGCTGGTTCGACGCGCCGATCGCGCGCTACGCCACCCGCGTGAACGGACTGACCGACTTCTTCCTCACCAAGCTGGACGTGCTGACCGGCTGGGAGCAGATCCCGGTGTGCGTCGCGTACGAGATCGACGGCAAGCGCGTCGAGGAACTCCCTTACTCGCAGACGGACTTCCACCACGCGAAGCCGATCTACGAATACCTCCCCGGCTGGTCGGAGGACATCACCAAGGCGAAGACCTTCGAGGACCTGCCCGCGAACGCCCAGGCGTACGTGAAGGCCCTCGAGGAGATGTCGGGCGCACCGATCTCCGCGATCGGCGTCGGCCCCGGCCGCACCGAGACGATCGAGATCAACTCGTTCCTCTAG